A portion of the Paenibacillus marchantiae genome contains these proteins:
- the gap gene encoding type I glyceraldehyde-3-phosphate dehydrogenase, which translates to MIKVGINGFGRIGRLAFRRIQNVEGIEVVAINDLTDAKMLAHLLKYDTTQGRFDGDVEVHDGFFKVNGKEVKVLANRNPEELPWGDLGVDIVLECTGFFTTKEAAEKHLKGGAKKVVISAPATGDMKTIVYNVNHEILDGTETVISGASCTTNCLAPMAKTLQDKFGIVQGLMTTIHAYTGDQNTLDAPHPKGDFRRARAAAENIIPNTTGAAKAIGLVIPELQGILDGAAQRVPVATGSLTELVTVLNKKVTAEEVNAAMKEASDPQTFGYTEDEIVSSDIQGITFGSLFDATQTKVLTVGDQQLVKTVAWYDNEMSYTAQLVRTLEHFAKMIK; encoded by the coding sequence ATGATTAAAGTAGGTATTAACGGTTTTGGACGTATTGGACGCTTGGCATTCCGCCGTATTCAAAATGTAGAGGGCATTGAAGTAGTAGCAATCAACGACTTGACTGATGCTAAAATGCTGGCTCATTTGCTCAAATATGATACAACTCAAGGTCGCTTCGATGGCGATGTTGAAGTACACGATGGCTTCTTCAAAGTGAACGGTAAAGAAGTTAAAGTATTGGCTAACCGTAACCCAGAAGAACTTCCTTGGGGCGACCTGGGCGTAGATATCGTTCTGGAATGTACTGGTTTCTTCACAACTAAAGAAGCAGCTGAGAAACACCTGAAAGGTGGAGCTAAGAAAGTTGTTATCTCCGCACCAGCTACTGGCGACATGAAAACCATCGTTTACAACGTAAACCATGAAATCCTCGACGGTACTGAAACTGTAATCTCCGGCGCATCTTGCACAACAAACTGCCTGGCACCTATGGCAAAAACACTGCAAGACAAATTCGGAATCGTTCAAGGTTTGATGACTACAATTCACGCTTACACTGGCGACCAAAACACTTTGGATGCTCCACACCCTAAAGGTGACTTCCGTCGTGCTCGCGCAGCAGCTGAAAACATCATCCCTAACACAACTGGTGCTGCTAAAGCAATCGGTCTGGTTATTCCAGAACTGCAAGGTATCCTCGACGGTGCAGCTCAACGTGTGCCAGTAGCTACTGGTTCCCTGACTGAGCTCGTAACTGTTTTGAACAAAAAAGTAACTGCTGAAGAAGTTAACGCAGCTATGAAAGAAGCTTCCGATCCACAAACTTTCGGATACACTGAAGACGAAATCGTATCTTCCGATATCCAAGGTATCACTTTCGGTTCCCTGTTTGATGCAACTCAAACTAAAGTTCTGACTGTTGGCGACCAACAATTGGTTAAAACTGTAGCTTGGTATGACAATGAAATGTCCTACACTGCTCAACTGGTTCGCACTTTGGAGCACTTTGCAAAAATGATTAAGTAA